The Wolbachia endosymbiont of Drosophila innubila region TGGCGTACTATACTGTCTTAAACGACTTATAAGCGCGTTTCAGCTTATATAGGTAAAAACCCAGAAATGTTGTGAAGACATAAGGTGCACATAGTGCAAAAAATTAAAAATAAGACGCCAACTACGTTGTTTTCTTGCTGTTTAATCTGCACAGATGAAGATAACTGAATACCTTCAATACCATGATAAGGGGGCTGGCGGAGTTTGTCAAGCAAGTTTTTCGTTTCTATATGGGCTATACCTTAAGACTTCAACGTCTTAACGCACTTGACCCCACCAGCATATAAATTTGCATGGCTCTTTCCAGTATTAAGCAATGCAAATCCAATGTTGTCTACACTAGAGCGCAGTTCCCCTATTTCCTCATTGTTTTCATTTGTCACTTTAGTGCCAATATCTGGAAGTGCGTTATCCCCCTCAACAAGGTAAAGTTTTCTTCTGAATATTTCTTGTCTGCTCATTCGATTTACAACTTCCTGACCTATATAACACCCCTTATTAAAGCTTATACCGTTTACTTTATCGATTAAAAATTGCAGCGGAAACGATGAATTCTGCACCATATCTTTCGCTCCATCTGGAACGAGATTTTGAATTCTGACTTTTTCATACTGAGTAAAATCCCCAACCGGCTCTTTCATTTCATCTTTATGTATGATCCTCATTCCTAGCAGCTTGTGCCTTGGATCTTGAAAAATAACTTGTGACTTACTACTACACTCCGCCAACTTAGTATTAAACAAAACCCCAACCTTATATAGTGCACTAACGTCTTTAATCTTTACCCTCAAATAAGTTTTAAGTAAATCTAGTTTCTCGATTATTTGCTGCAAGTGCATGTTTTCGCACTCCAAGAGGGTGTATTTACCATATTCAATAAGAAAAAAATCATATAGATATTTTCCCTGAGGGCTAAGCAATAAAGAGTAAATGGCTTTTTGGCTATCCAACTTATTAATATCATTGGTTATAATACCCTGCAGAAAATCTCTAGTGTCAGGCCCATATAGCACTATCACACCACGACTTAAAAATGGTATATAACTCATGAAATCTCTATAAATAAATCTAAATTTTATTATATAACATTAGGCTCTTTTAGAAACTGCTTTTGGCGTGCATATTTTACAAGCTCCAGCCCTTGAAATCTAACTTACGAGTATATATATATAAACTCATAAGTTAATTTGTTGATGAGGAAAAACAAATGTCAAGTATAAGTTTAAATGTATTAGATGATAGCGTGCTGATCAAGCCTATTAGCGAAGAAAAGCAAGGTGGAATTGTGCTTCCATCAAGTGCTGAAAAGAAACCTACTAAAGGTGAAGTTATAGCAATTGGTGAAGGTTCACGCAATTCAAGTGGCGAACGCGTAACTTTAACTGTGAAAGCTGGTGATAAAGTGTTCTATCGCCAATGGGCTGGTACAGAAATAGAACATAATAATGAGAAGCTTATCGTGATGAAAGAGTCCGATATACTTGCTGTCATTAAGTAGCAGTCTTTATTTTACTAAACTGAAACAAAGCGCAACATAGCGCATTGTAAATGATTTTATTATAGTTTTCTAAATTTTTTATTAACAAGAGGTGATAAAAATGACTAATGTAGTAGTATCAGGTGAGCAGTTGCAAGAAGCCTTTCGTGAAGTTGCAGCAATAGTGGATTCAACGGTAGCAATAACTGCAGGACCTAGAGGAAAAACAGTAGGGATTAATAAGCCCTATGGAGCACCAGAAATTACAAAAGATGGTTATAAGGTGATGAAGGGTATCAAGCCTGAAAAACCATTAAACGCTGCGATAGCAAGCATCTTTGCACAGAGTTGTTCTCAATGTAACGATAAAGTTGGTGATGGTACAACAACGTGCTCAATACTAACTAGCAACATGATAATGGAAGCTTCAAAATCAATTGCTGCTGGAAACGATCGTGTTGGTATTAAAAACGGAATACAGAAGGCAAAAGATGTAATATTAAAGGAAATTGCGTCAATGTCTCGTACAATTTCTCTAGAGAAAATAGACGAAGTGGCACAAGTTGCAATAATCTCTGCAAATGGTGATAAGGATATAGGTAACAGTATCGCTGATTCCGTGAAAAAAGTTGGAAAAGAGGGTGTAATAACTGTTGAAGAGAGTAAAGGTTCAAAAGAGTTAGAAGTTGAGCTGACTACTGGCATGCAATTTGATCGCGGTTATCTCTCTCCGTATTTTATTACAAATAATGAAAAAATGATCGTGGAGCTTGATAATCCTTATCTATTAATTACAGAGAAAAAATTAAATATTATTCAACCTTTACTTCCTATTCTTGAAGCTATTGTTAAATCTGGTAAACCTTTGGTTATTATTGCAGAGGATATCGAAGGTGAAGCATTAAGCACTTTAGTTATCAATAAATTGCGTGGTGGTTTAAAAATTGCTGCAGTAAAAGCTCCAGGTTTTGGTGACAGAAGAAAGGAGATGCTCGAAGACATAGCAACTTTAACTGGTGCTAAGTACGTCATAAAAGATGAACTTGGAATCAAGATGGAAGATCTCACGCTTGATGATCTTGGTACGGCTAAAAATGTTAAAATTACTAAAAATAATACCACAGTTGTCAGCGAAAATAGCGATTCTGACAGTGTGAAAGCTAGAATCGAGCAGATTAAATCTCAAATTGAAACTTCAACTTCTGATTATGATAAAGAAAAGCTAAGAGAACGTTTAGCGAAATTATCAGGTGGCGTTGCTGTGCTCAAAGTTGGTGGAGCAACTGAAGTGGAAGTTAAAGAACGTAGAGATAGAGTCGAAGATGCGCTGCATGCAACAAGAGCTGCAATTGAAGAAGGTATAGTTCCAGGTGGTGGGGTTGCGCTTCTTTATGCTTCATCTGTTCTCGACAAATTAAAAGGTGCAAGTGACGAGGAACAAATAGGCATAAACATTATCAAGAAAGTTCTCAGTGCTCCAATTAGAAGGTTAGTCAAAAATGCTGGTCTTGAATCTGCTGTTATAATTGACTATTTGATTAAGCAGAATGATAAAGAGCTTATATACAACGTTGAGGCTATGAATTACGCTAATGCATTTACAGCTGGTGTGATTGATCCAGCAAAAGTGGTGCGTATTGCTTTTGAAACAGCGGTATCTGTTGCGAGTGTGCTGATAACTACTGAATCTATGATAGTTGATGTACCAAGCAAAGAAAATGCTTCATCTCCTATGGGTGCAGGAGAAATGAGTGGCATGGGTGGATTCTAAGTAGAATGAAACCGTGGAGCAATTGCTCCACGGTAGTTCCAAAAAATCTCATATTTTACTATTCGTTAAAGGTAATACGTTTGGTGCAGAAATGCACTACTGTTTGCATCCGTTTCATTCCTTTATATTGTGGTTGTCTAATAACAAAAAGGCAGCATAAGAAAACTATAACCCCTAGTATATTTATACTATAGCTGACCCAAGCAACACGTCATACCGCGATTCATTCCACAACTGTACGAACATTACAATATGGCACATAGTAAACGATGTCATGAAAGTAGCTGACACTGGAATGACACCCTTTTGGATGGAAACCAGTGTCACGCACTGGCATGACACCCATTTGTTCCTATAGTTGTCTTTTCTCGTCTACCTTATTTTGCCACTCTGCTGAACAGATACAATTTACAACCACCCCCCTACCCTTTTTAGTTGTTCAGCAAATATAGAGAGGTTAAAGGGAGTGGTATTACTTAAACAACTAAATAAAAAACCAGGTAGATCATTCTGAAATTCTTGCATTTTTGTCCATAATTTTGTTAAATAACTTCCCTTTTGGTCATATCGAACCAAATTTCTTTTTCACACCACCTTTTAAGCCACTTTCGTTAGTTTTTGTCATAATGCGATCAAACACTCCCAATAACCTCTTTAATAGGTTTGGAGTTAGCGAAGAGATAAGATCAACAGATACGTTATTGTTTTTGTCATCACCACTTGCTTTATAGTCTATTGAAACGATTCCCCTACTTTTCCCACCAGTAAGAAGTTTTCCAATTATAGGAATTTTTAACAAAGATTTATTAATTAAATATGCTGGTATTACTTGTCCTGCAACCTGGAATTTATAATTTCTAATATCGAGCTTACCACCAGTGCTAATACCTAACTCCGCCCCTTCAAGCCAAGATTCTTCAATTTCAATAGTGCCATCTTTGTATGAAAAAGGTGCATTACATTTGTAAAAGTATACACCTTCATTTTTTATGGCATTTACAATGCCAGGCAATGAAGACATCGACAATAAAGTAGTAAGTAGTGGAGCATCTTTGATGTAGAAATTGCTAATGGATAACGTACCATAATGTTCTCCACTTTCTCTCTGAGGAGAGAGATAAAAAGACAATTTGCCGTTTTTAATTGATTTACTAATGCCTAAGGAACGCAAAAGCATACCTGAATTATCTGCATATATTTCGAGCCCTATTCCACTGTATTCTGCTAGTATGTTGCTGCTATCTTCCAGAAACTGCCCTGTAAATTGACTTCCATTGCAATTACCTTTAGTACAGGTTACATTCAGCTTAGCATTTTTGATAACGATGCCTTCTTTCATAATTACATTGTCAACATTCATACTAATCTCTATATCTTTATTTAATCCATTACTGTTTTTGCCAAGCAAGCCTAAAATATCACTTAAGTTAATTTCCTCACCATAAATAGTTATGGCATTTTTCTCCTTACCTGATTCAATTTCTATACTAAAATCATTATCAGGCAATTTAAAGCTACTAGAATTTAAATATAAATTTCCATTTTCTACTCTTCCGCTGAATTTTATATCTAGGTCATTTCCTACAATGTCTAATTTATCTACTAACAATTCACCTGCTCCTTTTAACCTTGTAGAAAACAAAATTTTATTGTGATCTTCAAAGCGATTTTTCCACCCTAAGTAGCTTGAATGTGATTCAAATTCTGATAAATCTATATCACCATTAACATACCCCGTCTTATCTTGATTTATCACTGACTCTAAATTTACACTGACATAGCCACTATCAAAATTAAATATTTGAGCGGGTAAATCTCCGGTCAAATTCCAGGCGAAACTTTCATTCCTATTGCTACTTTTCAGGTCAAATAATAGCTGTGTGTTATTCACCATACCACTACCATTTAAATCTATAAAGTCACTGCCAAAACTAAGCTTAATATCATATTTACCAAGACTTGCATTATAGACGGCCAAATTGTCAATTTCAGAATGAAAATTTGCTGAGAAGTCTACTTTTTTGTCATCAGCATTTAGATTAAAAATGCGAAAATTAAATACGGATTTTGCCATTCCACTTACTTTATCCCTTTCAACCTTCACCACATCATCCAGCTTAAATCTTATAGGCTCATATAAACCATACGCATCACTTACAGCTTTGCCATTAATGGTTAGAACTGAATCTTCCTTATTTAGAGATTTCATTTCAATATCACCACCATTAACAGTGAAATTCTGAAACTTAGCGCTATTTACAGTAATTTCAAGATCGTTATTCTTGATGATCAAATCACCCTTTAATTCCTTTACTTGCTCAAAATCTTCATCAAATTTTACGCTACCGTTTTCTATATCAGCAACAATTACAATGTCTGACAGATCGTCATCAACCAAATTGTTAATTTTGCCATTGAAACTTACAATGGTATTTAAAACATCCCCATCAATATTATCACAATACCAGCTTTTAAATTTACTATTTACTACACTATCTGGTATATAAGTACATAAATCCTTTGCAGCAAACTTACTAATATTAATTCTAAGCAAAGCATGACTTGTACTAAAGTTCATTTTGCCTATCAAAGAGAGATACGTGTCATTTAACTTAAAATGGAAGTTTTTTACACTAATAATTCCATCACTATATGTTAAATTTATATTTACATTAGTTAAGGCCAAATTTTTGTTCAAATAATTTTCTGTATTCAATACGTATATATTTCCATCTACAATTTCATCCTTTTTATTAATTTTCACTGAGAAGCTTCCTTTGAATCCTATATTTTTGTCCAAATTGTAGCTTTTAACTAATGTAGAAAACTTGCTCAATAGTCCCAATTTTAGATCATAAAATGTCCCGTACACATTTAGCAAATTGTTGCGATTTTTTATCGTAATTGATAAATCATCCAAAAATCCCTTTCCATCTTTTGTATTCACATGAATATCTAAAACATTAAAATCTTCCCCCTTCCCTATATATAATTTATCAATAAAAAACTCATCTTCTGTGCTTTTATCAATAGCGATGTTAGTAAATTCAATTTTTGAATCCGCATTTAAGTCAAAAAAAAATTCCCTTATTGTTTTTAATAGATTTTTTGCACTACTTTCTGTCATCTTGAAATTCTTCCCTGTCATCCCAGTATCTTTTTTTCCTGTCATCCCAGCACTCGTCCTTGTCATCCAAGTAGCTTGACTACTTGTTTCTTTTTTTCTAGATTCCAGCGTCACGCGCTGGAATGACACCGAAGGAAGGCGATTACTACTTAAATAATGATTATCCAAAAGGTCTAATGAGTTTTGCGGATTAACATTAGTTTCTTCTCTCTTGATACATACATGCACATTATCAGCTGAAACCTGAGAGAGATTTGTGCTAGCTTTAAATAAGGAACTTAACTTAAAATGTACAAAAAGCTCAGGAACTTTTATAGTAAAATTAGGGTTTGCTATTGCCAAATCCGTAATGACTAAATACGGATCTTTGCCATCTTTCTGCCAAACAACTGAGGTATTCTCCATATTAACGCTTGAGCCAACAAATATTTTTGATATTTTATGTTTAACATAAAAATCAATATAATTAATATTGATTTCTAAAGGCTTAAAAAAAATAAAGAAGCACAATATGAATAATAAAGCTACGGAAAATAATATAGTAATTTTTTTAAGCATCGATTATTGCTTTTCTTGCTAAACTATCAGCCTCCTCATTATACTTATCGCCACTGTGTGCTTTAACCCACTTCCAATCAATTTCGTGTTGTGAAGCAACGTTGTCTAGCTCTTTCCACAATTCCATATTTTTTACTGATTTTTTATTACTTGTTTTCCAGCCATTCATTTTCCACTTATTTATCCATTCTGTTATGCCATGCTTAACATAAAGACTATCCGTATATAAATTAATATTACAAGAAAATTTCAATACTTTCAGCCCATTGATCACCGCTGTTAACTCCATTTTATTGTTTGTGGTATTTTCTTCTCTACCATAAATGTCTTTTCTGTAATCTTGAAATAATATGACAGCTGCCCATCCTCCCGCTCCAGGATTACCAGAACACGCCCCATCCGTATATATTATCACTTCTTTTTTACTCATCTTTGTTTATATCGGTTAACAAAGTATATAGTTGCTTTTATGAAAGCACAATTTCTAAAGGTAGTTTAAGCTGCACCTTTAAATTTTATTATAGAAACAAAAAAAAGTGTGACAACGAGCATTACCAAAAGGAAAAGTAAAAAATAGTTTTTATGCTTCTGCCGTTCTTTCATAACTAAAATAAATCAATAGAACAAAAAATAATACTGGCGAATAGGGAAAATAGATAAGAAATTGAATAAGAAAACATTTTTTTCTGTGAGCTGTGATTCTTGAACTTCATAACAGATACAGCGTACCAAATAAAAACGCAACCTTCAAAGGTTGCCATGCTTAGATAAAGTAAAGCCTTTTTCAAAAATAGAGCCGGAAGCAAGCTAGTTAGCACCAGCAAAACACTATAAATTAATATATATTTTCTTGTTTTTTCCGGACCATAAACAATATTGAACATTGGAATCGATGCCTTTGCATAGTCTTCAGACTTATTTAAAGATAGGGCCCAAAAGTGTGGTGGAGTCCACATAAAAATTACTAAAAATAAAATGAAACTTTCCCAACTGACAGAATTAGTCACAGCTGCCCAGCCAATCATTGGAGGGAAAGCACCTGCTGCACCACCGATAACGATATTCTGCGGAGTACGCCTTTTTAGCCAAATTGTATATATGAAAACGTAAAATAATATGCTAACAGCAAGCAAAGCAGCAGAAATATAGTTTACTGCTATTGCCATGATAAATACTGACAATATTCCAAGAGTTATACCAAATTCAAGCGCACTTTCTGCAGAAACTCTACCTGAGGGTATAGGGCGGTTTTTTGTCCTTTCCATGAGCAGATCTATGTCTCTGTCATACCACATATTTATAGCACCTGCAGATCCTGAGCCAAGAGCAACACATATAAGAGATATTAGTGCTAGAAAAGGGTGCATACTACCTGGTGCAGTAACCATACTAGCAACTGCAGTAAATACCACAAGATACATTATCCTTGGCTTCAGCAAACGCCAAAAATCCAGTATTGTTGATTCAACATTTAGCAAAACACTTGTGTACATTCTATTTTACCACTGGTGGCTTTTCGAAAGTATGAAAAGGCGGTGGTGAAGATACCGTCCATTCCAAGGTGTCACCTTCCCAAGGATTATCTCCAGCTTTCTTGCCCCATTTAAAAAGATGTATAACTATAAACACAAAAAACATAACTGAAACAAAGGACATATACGAACCAATTGAGGATATATAATTCCAAGGGATAAACGCATCAGGATAATCAGGTATACGCCTTGGCATACCAGCTAATCCTAAGAAATGTTGAGGTAAAAAAGTGATATTGGTGCTAATAAAAGTAAGCCAAAAGTGGATTTGACCTAAGCGCTCATTATATTGTTTACCCGACATTTTACCAATCCAATAATAAAAGCCAGCAAAAGCTCCAAATAATGCAGCAAGTGACATGACATAATGGAAGTGAGCAACAACATAATAGGTGTCGTGCAGGAGCTTATCTATTCCACCATGAGAAAGAATTATTCCCGTTATGCCACCGCCAACAAACATGAAAATAAAACCTAGTGCAAATAGCATAGGGGTCTTAAACTCAATTGCTCCACCCCACATAGTTGCAATCCAGCTAAAGACTTTTACACCAGTTATAACACCGATAAAAATTGTGGTAGTGCTAAAAAATGCAGCAGCGTCAGCACTAAGCCCAACAGTGAACATATGGTGAGCCCAAACCATAAAGCCAAATACTGCTATACCTATCATTGCATAAACCATCCCTATGTAACCAAATACAGGTCTGTGAGAAAAAGTTGATACAACCTGACTTATGATGCCAAATGCAGGAAAAATAATTACGTAAACTTCTGGATGACCAAAAAACCAAAATAGATGTTGAAATAACACAGGATCGCCGCCACCGGCAGGATCAAAAAAGGAAGTACCAATATTGCGATCAGTAAGAAGCATAGTTATAGCACCGGCAAGCACTGGTAAGGCAACAATCAACATAAATGCTGTTAGCAAGACAGACCAAACAAACAGTGGCATCTTAGTTAATGACATTCCTTTTGTGCGCATGTTAAATATAGTAACTATAAAGTTGATCGCCCCAACAATTGACGACATACCAGCAACATGAAGTGCAAGTATAGCAATGTCAACTCCTGCACTTGGATGGAACATTACCTGTGATAGAGGTGGATATAAAGTCCAACCTGTACCTGGACCTTCACCAATAAACACTGAGAGAATGAGCAAAATAAAAGATGACACTAATAACCAAAAACTTAAATTATTCATACGAGGAAATGCCATATCTGGTGCGCCAATCATGAGAGGTACAAACCAGTTACCAAATCCTCCCATGAGGGCTGGCATTATCATAAAAAACACCATTATCAACGCATGCCCTGTAACCATTACGTTATATAATTGATAGTTATTGTTAAGTATATTAATGTGCATTAGCTGAGTGCGAATAATCACCGATAATAATCCACCAATAATTCCAGCTAATATGGAAAAAATAATGTACAGTGTCCCTATATCTTTATGATTGGTGGAAAACAACCAACGCTTTATGCCCTTTGGTACGTCACTCATATCTATACTCCAAATTTAACTCACTAATTTTCTATTTTCAATCCACTTATTAAAATCTTCTTTGCTTACTGCTTCAACAACAATTGGCATAAATCCATGGCCTTGACCACACAATTCGTAGCACTGCCCATAATAAACACCAGGCTTTTTGATATTAAACCACGCCTCATTCAGCCTACCTGGTATCGCATCAATTTTTACACCGAAAGCCGGTACTCCCCAACTGTGTATCACATCTCCTGCTGTAACTTGTAAACGAACGTTAGTATTAACGGGTAAAATGATGTTGTTATCAACAGAGAATAGCTTTAAATCTCCTTCGATAAAGTCTTCTTTTCCCTTAATATAACTATCAAATGACACACCTTGATATTCTGGATATTGGTAACTCCAATACCATTGATGGCCAATAACTTTCAGTGTTATATCAGCTTTCGGTATTTCTTCCTGTAGCTTCAGTAATTTAGCGTTTTCAAAGGCTAATATTCCAACAATGATAGTTGGTATAACAAACCAAATAATTTCTAAAGGAACACTATGGGTAGTTTTACTTATGTTTGTTACTTTGCTTTTACGAAAGCGAAACGCTATATAAGCAAGCAGCGCCCACACAAAAAGCATTATTGTAACCATCACAAGCATCACAAACGAATGTGACCTAACTACAGCCTCCATTACTTCAGTTGCAGGAGCAGGAAATCCAAATTGCCAGGAAGTAGGAGCAGAGGCAACAGATATATTTGAGTAAAATATTATCAATAGTGCAAATAACTTCACCATATCTTTTGTTTGTTTGCTATAAAACTAAGTGATATACTGTATAATAGTATATATAAACTTACTATGCAAATAGAGATTAGTGATGGTTAATAATTTTTTAGCATTCAACAAGTATAATAGTACAATACTAATTGAGGAAAAAAGCATTTACATAAATCTATTGTAAGTAAAAATATTATAATATTTTAAATTAAGTATTTACTTTAAGTAAATTCTATAATAAGTTTAATAGTGTCTGTTACTGCTAATAACCCTCTAGCCTCACACCTAAAAGCAGTAACAGACACTATTAAACTTTATGACAAGTTTATAATCTGTAAGATCAAAGTCTTACAAGTTTCTTTATTTCATTATACAACGAAATCTTTAGAGAAGCCAAATGGGCAAAGTTTCATGAAGGTCTTTGGCATCTCTTAGCATAGATCCCTTACTTAACCATCATACCGCGATTCATTCGCAGTATCTCAAAGCATAGATCCCGCTAACACGTAGCGGGATGACGATTGTCGTTTAGCCATAAACATTAAGAAATTTACCAAATAAAAAAAAGGCAAAAGAAGCCCCGTGGTGGTTGGCTATTTACTATGTACTAAAATATCGGCGTTTTTTTTGACCTTATCCAGAAAAAGTGGAGAGAAAGTTTGGAATGTTTTTCACAAAGAGAATGATGAATCAAAATGCTCAGGAATGCAATAGTTAATAGTGACGTTGTTTGTTATAAAAAATTTCTATGTATTCAAATATTGCAGTTCTAGTTTGTTGAGCAGAGTGTTGTGAAGTATCAATAAGTATTTCTCTTTTCAATGAGCTAAAGAAGCTTTCCACAACAGAATTGTCGTAACAACAACCTTTATGACTCATCTATGTTTTTTATGGATAAGAGATATTGATAACCTTGCAAAGTATATTGTGAACCTTGATCACTATGTAATAGTAGATTTTTGGCAGGTTTACGCTTGTTAACGGCCATTAATAAAGAGTCCATAACCAATTGTTTATTTATTGAACTGCTCATTAACTACCATGCGTGAATATAGATCGATTATTGTTGCCAAATATAGCCATCCTTCTTTGGTTTTTATATAAGTAATCCCATACTTTATTTGGTTGATCAACAATAAAGTTTTGATCTAGTATATTGGGAGCTACAGCTCTATTATCTGTTTGTTGTTTTTTAATTTTAAACTTTCTTCTCAGTATAGCCCTGATGTCATTTTTCTGCATAATACTTTGCACCGTTTTCAAATTGCAACTTTTACCCAAAGCCTTCAATTCAGCATGAATTTTAGGAGCTCCATATCTACATTTAGAAACTTGATATATTTTTTGAATAGCTGCGAGTAGCTCTTTATTTGCTGATTCTCTACTGCTTATTTTTCTTGTGGTCCACTTATAGTAGCCACTAGCAGAAAATCCTACATAATTCCTGTACTTTATAGCAGTTACTATATAAAAAAATATTTTACTCTTTTTGACTGGCCAGGGCTTTTTTTTTAATGTCTCTTTCCCTTGTTACTCTTGCTTTGTAAATCAAACCTCTCTTTGTCATAAGGTGCTACATCTGGAAATGCATTTGCCGCCGACTTTTTTTCGTTGTGTTTCTTTATCCATTTTCCTAATACACTATCCCTTATTCCTAGATCTCTTGCTACTTTTGCAACTGGTTGACCTACCTTTCTTTGTTCATTTGCCAGTTTAACAGCTTCCAATTTGAATTCTGCTGTATATTCTCTTACCATTTCTAATCCTCCAAAATTTTATTTTACCCAAAAAAACTCTTTTCTTTCTCTCCACTTTTTCTGGGTAAGGTCAATTCGGAACTCTATTTCTTTTTTACGATCTTTACTTTTATTCTTATTGTTCATATAATATACCCTTCACTAATAATAAATTATTTTTAAATGTTTACTGTTATTTTCTTAGCAGTATTGGCATAAAGCCATAGCTTTTGGGTGAAGTCAAATCAAATTTTCAATTTTTTTTTTGTTTATTTTTATGAAAAGGTAGAAGATATTAATAGCTGCTAATTTCTTTAAACGATGTTGTCGTAGATTCGTATTTTTATACACCAAAAAGGGTATCTTTGATGTCTCCTACAGCTCCAAACTCATAGCATCCATTTGCCGGCCTTTTAAGGCGCTTTATAGAAGGGTTAATAAAAGATGTAAAAGGACGTCTAAGGTGCGTAGTAGCATTCTAAAGCCATCTATGGGAAACATTTTTTTCATCAACGCATTCAAAACTTAAAAAAATAAAAAACTTGAACATTTCTTCAGAATTATGTATAATTATTAATGCTTTTTAAGGTTCTTTCTTATGACTTTTTCTAAGTTTCTTGATCCCAAAAATGATGTATCGTTTAAGCGTATCTTCGGTACTGAAAAAAATAGAGATATCCTTATTCACTTCCTCAATGATATTCTTGGCTTTACTGGTAAAAATGAAATAAAGGATATAGAGTTTTTAAGTACTATTCAAGACCCCGATATCGCCGCTAAAAAGCAAAGTATTGTTGATGTTCTCTGTAGAGATTCTACAGGTGCTCAATACATTTGCGAAATGCAGGTCGCTAAAACTAAAGGCTTTGAAAAA contains the following coding sequences:
- a CDS encoding co-chaperone GroES, which encodes MSLNVLDDSVLIKPISEEKQGGIVLPSSAEKKPTKGEVIAIGEGSRNSSGERVTLTVKAGDKVFYRQWAGTEIEHNNEKLIVMKESDILAVIK
- the groL gene encoding chaperonin GroEL (60 kDa chaperone family; promotes refolding of misfolded polypeptides especially under stressful conditions; forms two stacked rings of heptamers to form a barrel-shaped 14mer; ends can be capped by GroES; misfolded proteins enter the barrel where they are refolded when GroES binds): MTNVVVSGEQLQEAFREVAAIVDSTVAITAGPRGKTVGINKPYGAPEITKDGYKVMKGIKPEKPLNAAIASIFAQSCSQCNDKVGDGTTTCSILTSNMIMEASKSIAAGNDRVGIKNGIQKAKDVILKEIASMSRTISLEKIDEVAQVAIISANGDKDIGNSIADSVKKVGKEGVITVEESKGSKELEVELTTGMQFDRGYLSPYFITNNEKMIVELDNPYLLITEKKLNIIQPLLPILEAIVKSGKPLVIIAEDIEGEALSTLVINKLRGGLKIAAVKAPGFGDRRKEMLEDIATLTGAKYVIKDELGIKMEDLTLDDLGTAKNVKITKNNTTVVSENSDSDSVKARIEQIKSQIETSTSDYDKEKLRERLAKLSGGVAVLKVGGATEVEVKERRDRVEDALHATRAAIEEGIVPGGGVALLYASSVLDKLKGASDEEQIGINIIKKVLSAPIRRLVKNAGLESAVIIDYLIKQNDKELIYNVEAMNYANAFTAGVIDPAKVVRIAFETAVSVASVLITTESMIVDVPSKENASSPMGAGEMSGMGGF
- a CDS encoding YgfZ/GcvT domain-containing protein gives rise to the protein MSYIPFLSRGVIVLYGPDTRDFLQGIITNDINKLDSQKAIYSLLLSPQGKYLYDFFLIEYGKYTLLECENMHLQQIIEKLDLLKTYLRVKIKDVSALYKVGVLFNTKLAECSSKSQVIFQDPRHKLLGMRIIHKDEMKEPVGDFTQYEKVRIQNLVPDGAKDMVQNSSFPLQFLIDKVNGISFNKGCYIGQEVVNRMSRQEIFRRKLYLVEGDNALPDIGTKVTNENNEEIGELRSSVDNIGFALLNTGKSHANLYAGGVKCVKTLKS
- the rnhA gene encoding ribonuclease HI: MSKKEVIIYTDGACSGNPGAGGWAAVILFQDYRKDIYGREENTTNNKMELTAVINGLKVLKFSCNINLYTDSLYVKHGITEWINKWKMNGWKTSNKKSVKNMELWKELDNVASQHEIDWKWVKAHSGDKYNEEADSLARKAIIDA
- a CDS encoding AsmA-like C-terminal domain-containing protein; its protein translation is MLKKITILFSVALLFILCFFIFFKPLEININYIDFYVKHKISKIFVGSSVNMENTSVVWQKDGKDPYLVITDLAIANPNFTIKVPELFVHFKLSSLFKASTNLSQVSADNVHVCIKREETNVNPQNSLDLLDNHYLSSNRLPSVSFQRVTLESRKKETSSQATWMTRTSAGMTGKKDTGMTGKNFKMTESSAKNLLKTIREFFFDLNADSKIEFTNIAIDKSTEDEFFIDKLYIGKGEDFNVLDIHVNTKDGKGFLDDLSITIKNRNNLLNVYGTFYDLKLGLLSKFSTLVKSYNLDKNIGFKGSFSVKINKKDEIVDGNIYVLNTENYLNKNLALTNVNINLTYSDGIISVKNFHFKLNDTYLSLIGKMNFSTSHALLRINISKFAAKDLCTYIPDSVVNSKFKSWYCDNIDGDVLNTIVSFNGKINNLVDDDLSDIVIVADIENGSVKFDEDFEQVKELKGDLIIKNNDLEITVNSAKFQNFTVNGGDIEMKSLNKEDSVLTINGKAVSDAYGLYEPIRFKLDDVVKVERDKVSGMAKSVFNFRIFNLNADDKKVDFSANFHSEIDNLAVYNASLGKYDIKLSFGSDFIDLNGSGMVNNTQLLFDLKSSNRNESFAWNLTGDLPAQIFNFDSGYVSVNLESVINQDKTGYVNGDIDLSEFESHSSYLGWKNRFEDHNKILFSTRLKGAGELLVDKLDIVGNDLDIKFSGRVENGNLYLNSSSFKLPDNDFSIEIESGKEKNAITIYGEEINLSDILGLLGKNSNGLNKDIEISMNVDNVIMKEGIVIKNAKLNVTCTKGNCNGSQFTGQFLEDSSNILAEYSGIGLEIYADNSGMLLRSLGISKSIKNGKLSFYLSPQRESGEHYGTLSISNFYIKDAPLLTTLLSMSSLPGIVNAIKNEGVYFYKCNAPFSYKDGTIEIEESWLEGAELGISTGGKLDIRNYKFQVAGQVIPAYLINKSLLKIPIIGKLLTGGKSRGIVSIDYKASGDDKNNNVSVDLISSLTPNLLKRLLGVFDRIMTKTNESGLKGGVKKKFGSI